The genomic stretch CCCTTGACCTCCCCAACCGCAACCGGACAGATCTCCCCGGATAAGACCGTGAACTGTCCCTACACAACTGCGTCATTTACCGTGTTCCCTGAACCAATGGGCTTTGTTGTGTTGTGCCAACTCGCCCCAGGACTATCTCGGCCTTCTATGACGTTTCTGTCCGTCAGCTTGTAGGTTTGCCGCTGGCTTCCTCCAGACCCTTCCTCACGGAAGCGCCCTTGCCTTAAGCTAGTAGTTGTCGTCACTCGGATCTTTTCGATCATTTGGACGCTGGTTCTCCTACAGGGGACTTTCACCCCATTAGTTCACGCCCGTGCCGGGCGTACACAACCCTAGTGCAGCGGATTGACCGAAGCCGCCTTGTGTTGTTGCAAAGTCTCTGGCAACCGCTGACCAGGGACGTTAGGCTCAACCTGTGAGTGGAGCACTTCTGCAAACGCAAATCTCGATTCAAAGATTCTTCGTCGTAGCCTTTACTTTTTTCGGCACCCTTAGTAAAGTAAGGGGCAGTTTGCTTTACTAATGTTTCTGCTAAGTATGTCATCCTTTACTAAGAGGTCAGAACGGGCAGGGCGATGGGTGCAGCAGGGCAGCGGTGAAACTTCTTACAGTGCCTTTATTCCTGCGCCCCTCCCTCCTGTTCCAGCAATTACAGTAGACTCAGTACTTCAGCGGCGGCTTGAAGCTGCTGGGTTAGCACTAGGGCGACTTGATGGGATTGGGCGAATACTACCGGGACCAGAAGAGCTTCTATACAGCTACATCCGAAAGGAAGCCGTATTATCAAGTCAGATTGAGGGAACTCAATCGTCCATTGCTGATTTGCTTCTTCATGAAAATCAGGCAGTACCGGGAGTTGTATTGGAAGATATTCAAGAGGTTTCCAACTATATTGGTGCATTGAGCTATGGTATTGATCGGCTTTCAACACTGCCTCTTAGCTTGCGTCTAATTCGTGAGTCACATGAGCGGCTTGTCCGTGGTACCCGTGGCGATCAGAAGGCACCCGGAGAGTTTAGGCGTTCCCAGAACTGGATTGGGGGAAGCAAACCGAGTGACGCAATGTTTGTGCCGCCGCCACCACATGAGTTGCCAGATGTACTCAGTGCATTCGAGAAGTTTCTCCATTCTGTGGAATATCCCGTCTTGCTCAAAGTTGGGCTCGCACACGCACAGTTTGAGACAATTCACCCCTTCCTTGATGGTAATGGTCGGGTAGGTCGTATGCTTATAGCACTGATGCTCGTTGCTGAAGGGGTTTTGGAACGACCGTGGCTGTATGTGAGCCTTCATTTTAAGAAGCACCGTGACAAATATTACCGTCTTCTCCAAGAAGTAAGAACTCAAGGAAATTGGGAAGAGTGGCTTATATTTTTTCTTGAAGGTGTTACAACTATTGCAAATCAAGCTACAGAGAAAATCCGTGCTTTAATGGCACTCTTTGAGCGAGATCGAAAAGTAGTAGAGCAGTCGCGGAAAGGTTCGATTTACCAATCGGTTGCAGTGCAGTCGAACTTGACAGTCTATGATTACTTAAAGAAAAGGATTGCTATCCGAATTCCCGAAACCGCAGAGGCTTGTGCGACAACTAAGCCAACTGTTAAACGTGCAATCGAAGATCTTCAGCGACTTGGTATCGTAACTGAGGCAACAGGTAAGCCTAGGAACAAAGTATATATCTATAAAGAGTATCTTGATATCCTGAATCAAGATGATGGAACATTTGAAACGCAATAATGATTGAGTGAGTAGGTGTAATCGATGAACCATCTTTTACATATAATCAGTTGCCTAACAAGTCGTTGCAGCGGCGAAATGGAATTTACTATCAAGAGTCAAAAGTCATTAGCCGCCGCTGAACTTGGTCATTACCAAATCCAATTTTCTTAAGCAAAGTAAAAATATTTCGGTGTGTCAAGTATATTAATCCCAAACTTATGCTCCAGGGGTGAGACTTTGGATCTGGGGCAACAGCACCTCAAAAGCCTGACCCCGATGACTGATGGCCCGTTTCACTTCTGGGAGCATTTCCGCAAAGGTCAACCCATGCTCTGGCACGTAGAAGATCGGGTCATAGCCAAAACCATCCGAGCCTCTGGGAAGATGGAGAATTTCGCCCCGGCAAATCCCCTCCGCTTGCAAGGCAATATTGCCATCCGGGCGGGCGATCGCGATCGCACAGGCAAACTGAGCCTGCCGGTTCAACTCATCCCCCAGTTCAAACAGCAGTCGTTCGATCCGCTCTGGATCGGTTTTGCCGTAGCGAGCTGAGAAAATGCCGGGAGCTCCTTCCAGGGCATCTACTTCCAGGCCAGAGTCATCGGCGATCGCCCATTCTCCTGTGGCCAGAGCCACCTGGGATGCCTTAATACAGGCATTGGCCAGGAATGTATCCCCTGTTTCCTCGATGTCCAACTCTTCTGGTTTGAGAATCAGCTCCCAGTCCAGCTCTACCAGGTATTCCTGCATCTCTCGGACTTTGCCTGGATTACCGGTTGCCACCACCATGATCGGCATTTGCATTCCTCCTTACCACAACAAATCCATCCTGTGGAGACGTTCCGATAGAACGTCTCTAGGACACCCAATTAAAAGTTTTGGAGGGGGTGAAACCCCTCCACTCCCTGTTGCAAAATTTAGTGTTTGCCACACTAGCCCCCACCGAATACCTCCAGATTGGCAAAGGCACAGATGGGCGAACCATGCCCCACCCAGATGGCCTGATTGGGTTCCCCTTTGCCACACATGGGGGTGCCATACATGGCCCAGGATTCCTGATCGCCCACCTGGACCAGATTCTGCCAGAATTGCAGGGTCGTGCCCCGGTAATTAGGATTTCGGAGCGTCTTCGTCAGTTGCCCCTGCTCAATCAGACGGGCATATTCACAGCCAAACTGGAATTTGTAGCGCTGGTCATCGATCGACCAGGAGCGGTTCGATTCCATATATACCCCCTGCTCGATGCTGCCAATCAACTCAGCCAGAGGGGTGGTTCCCGGTTCTAGATTCAGGTTGGCCATCCGATCGATCGGGGGCCGATTCCAGGAACAGGCGCGGGTACAGGCCACTCCTGGCAGCCCACTGCGGGTCTGACTTTCCAGCCCACCGATGCCCCGCAGGAGTTTTCCTCCCTGAATCAGATACTCCCGACTGGCAGGAGTCCCCGTATCATCGAAGTTGTAGCTGGCCAGTTCTCCCGGCACCGTGGGGTCAAAGGTGACATTCATCAAAGGCGACCCATAGGTGAGCTGGCCGAAGTCCTCTGGCTTGACAAAACTGCCCCCCGCATAGTTGCGTTCATCCCCCAGAATCCGGTCCAGCTCCAGAGGGTGGCCGATGCTCTCATGGATCTGCAACATCATCTGGTCGGGGGCCAGGACCAGGGTGGTGGTCATGGTAGGACAATCTTCTGCCGCCAGCAGTTCAACCGCCTGTTCTCCCGTGCGTCGAACTCGCTCCCACAAATCAGGCTCGGGAAAGAGTTCGGCTCCACCCTGGTAACAGTGGGAAAGCCAGCCATTCTGGGTGCGGCGCTGAACGATCGCCCCATCCTGAGCCGTCGCCCCATAATCCGTCGCCATTTTGAGAAATTTCTGGTACACCTCAGAGCCATTACTGCTAATCAACCAGGATTCTGCTTCTGTGGTCATCACCATGGCGGTGGTCTGTACGATCTGGTCCGAGACCTTCAAGGTCTGACAGATCTTGGCCAGCAGATCGTTGATCTCCCCAGCACTGAGCACCTCCAGGGGCTTTAAGAATGGGGAAATATATTGTCCCGTCACTTTAGGCCGTGCTGTTTCCGTCAAGCGATGGATGCCCCACTCAGCCGCTGCTTTGGCCTGCTGGTAGGCCATTTGGGCCGCCAGGCGAATCGGCGCTGCCTGGAAAGAATTCGTGGCTCCATAGCCGATCTGGCCATTGACGAGAACCTCCACCATGACACCCTGGTTGTCCGATCGCCCATTCGATCGGGGCAACCCATCTCGAAAGGAACGGGTGGTTTCCGTTTCCCGTACCGCCCGCAAACCCACCCAATCCACTGGCAGGTCAAGCGAGGCTAACACCTGCGAGAGTTGATCCAACATAAAACATCCCCTTTGGATACCAGTGGGGGCACATAGCCTGTGCCCATACCTGACCGTGCGCCCATGATAATGCACCGATTCTAATCAAGGATCGGAAGCATGAATCACCATTCTTTATCGATGCCAGCGGGTACCATCGGCACCATCAATCAAGGTAATTCCCTGGGCTTTCAACTCGTCCCGAATCCGATCGCCCTCTTTCCAGTTCTTGGCCTTGCGGGCCTCCGTCCGTTGCTGGATCAGAGCTTCGATGGCTGCATCAGTCCAGCCTGCAATCAATTCGGGTGTTCCGGCCCCAGCACGAGCAGCGGCAGAGTCAGGTTGCAGGACTTGTGCTTCGGGTTTGGCGGTTAACCCTAACACTTGGGCCAGGCAGACCAGGGTGAACCACTCGCGCTCCAGGACCTGAGGGTCCGTTTTTGTTTTCCCCTCATGGACGAGCAGGTTCCCCTCCTTCCGTAAGTCCTTCGCCAAGTCAAAAAGCACTGCCAGGGCACCAGCAGTATTGAAGTCATCATCCATAGCGGCTTGGAATTGTGTTACTGCTGGACTGCCTGACGGCACTCGCATGTGGGCGGGATCGCCAAAGGTGGCATCCCCCCGATCGGGCCACTGCAGATCCTGGCCAAAGTTGTAGCCAAACAATAATCCTTCCCTGAGCGTCTGCCAGCCATTGGTGGCAGCGGCCATGGCTTCTTCTGTGAAGTCGATCGGCTGCCGGTAGTTGGCCTGCAGGACGAACAGCCGCACCACCATGGGGTCATACACCTCCAGCAAGGCCCGGATCGTGGTGAAGTTCTTCAGGGACTTGGACATTTTGTCCCCCCTGATTTTCACAAAGCCATTGTGCAGCCAGTAAGTGGCAAGGGGTTGGGCAAGGGCCGCTTCCGATTGGGCAATTTCATTCTCGTGGTGGGGAAACACCAGGTCTTCGCCACCGGAGTGGATGTCAATGCGATCGCCCAGCAACTCCCGCACCATGGCCGAACATTCGATATGCCAGCCCGGGCGTCCCTGACCCCAGGGAGACTCCCAAAAAGGTTCCCCCGGTTTGGCCGCCTTCCAGAGAGCAAAATCCATAGGATGATGCTTTTTTGTCTCTGGTTCTTCACTCAGTCGTCCACTGGCCCCCGCTTCCATCTGCTCCAGGTGCCGCCCAGAAAGCTTGCCATAGCTGGGAAACCGTTCTACCGCATAATACACATCCCCTCCAGCAGCATAGGCGTAGCCGCCCTCAATCAGGGTTTTAATCAGATCGATCATCTGGGGGATGAATTCAGTAGCTTTGGGATAGGCGTCTGCCCGCTGAATATTGAGCTGATCCATATCGACAAAGTACTCATCGATATAGGTTGCAGTTACCTGATCCCAGGGTTTCTGTTCTTCCTTCGCCCGGTTGATAATTTTGTCATCAATATCCGTGAAGTTCTGAATGTAGCGCACGTCATACCCACACCATTGCAAGTATCGCCGGACCACATCCCAGACGATGTAAGAGCGGGCATGACCCAAATGGCAGTAGTCGTAGACGGTGACCCCACAGCAATACATCCGCACTTGACCGGCCTCCAGGGGTTCAAAGGCTGCTTTGCCACGAGTCAGCGTGTTGTAGAGTGTGAGTACCATAACAATGGGAAATTATTAAGATCAAAGTAATGCCATAGGGCATCGAATCTTGATGCTAGCATTGGATTGCTGACAGCTTCCTAACCATTTTTTCAGACATTTTGAGCGATCGCTTATGCCATCCGTAGCCAGTTCCCCCAGCCAGACCATGGACGCTCCCAAACATGGCCTGCCCGTTACCATCATCACCGGCTTTCTTGGGAGCGGCAAAACCACCCTCCTGAACCACATTCTCACCAATCAGGAAGGGGTGAAGACAGCGGTGCTGGTAAATGAATTTGGTGAGATTGGCATTGACAACGAACTGATTGTATCCACAGACGACGACATGGTGGAACTCAGTAATGGCTGTATCTGTTGCACCATTAATAGCGACTTACAGGATGCCGTTTACAAAGTCCTGGAGCGGGAAGATAAAGTCGATTATATGGTGGTCGAAACCACTGGCCTGGCTGATCCCCTGCCGGTTGCTCTTACCTTCCTGGGCACGGAACTGCGGGACCTGACCCGGCTGGACTCCATCATCACCGTGGTGGATGCGGAGAATTACAGCCTGGATCTGTTCAATAGTCAGGCGGCCCATAATCAGATTGCCTATGGCGACATTATTCTCCTGAATAAGGCCGACCTCGTTGATCCGGCTGATCTGGATCTGCTGGAAGTCAAGATTCGGGATGTGAAAGAAGGAGCCCGAATTCTCCGTACAGTGAAAGGAGATGTGTCCTTACCCCTGATCCTGAGCGTGGGGCTGTTTGAATCCGATCGGTATTTTGAGACAGACGATAAAGCCGAGGGCCATGATCACCATGACCATGACCACGATCACCATGACCATGACCATGACCACGCCCATGCCCATCATGGGCACGACGAGCAGGATCACTCAGCCTGTGACCATGACCATGGCCACTGTGAACATGACCATGACCATCACCACCATTCCGATCACCTGGAGATGGATGGCTTCACCTCGATTTCCTTCCAGAGTGACAAGCCCTTTGCGATTAAGAAGTTTCAGAACTTTCTGGATCACCAACTACCTGAATCGGTCTTCCGCGCCAAAGGGATTCTCTGGTTTGATGAGAGTCCCCGTCGTCATATCTTCCATCTCAGTGGTAAACGCTTCACCATGGACGATGAGGATTGGAAAGGCCAGCCCAAAAATCAACTGGTGTTAATTGGCCAGAACCTGGATCATGCAACCCTAAGAGCCCAGTTGGAAGCCTGTTTGGGGCCAAAATCATCGCGAGGTAAGGGGTTTGGCAAGTAGCCTGGACAATCCGCTATTTTTGATCGGCCTTGCCATTATTGTGCTGAGCAGCCTCGTTTCCTTCTTTTGCTTCATCCGGGTGCTGATCTGGATGTTCCAAAACGATGAAACCACATGGGGAACGGTTTGTCTCGTACTGACTTTTCTGAGCGGCCTTGGCCCCCTGATTGGCTATGTTCTTGGCTGGACACTCCCCAGGGAAGGCCAATTGCGACCCACCATGGGCATCTGGACCTTGTCCATTGTCGTTACGATCGTGGGTACCATCCTCGTGATCGCCACCTCTGGGGCAATCACGACCCAATAATCTCCAGACATCGCACACAACACCCCTATCCCAACTTACAGGCGTTGCTTACAATGCCTCTATCCCATCCATTCATTTCATTGGCATCATCCACGGAATTTCATGACGACTGATTTGACTTGCCTGCTGATCCTGACCCTCTGGACCTTACTCCTGAACCATATTCCCGCCGTGGCCCGAATTACTAAAGGTGGCGTTGCCTGGGGCCTCAGTAATCGCGAGGTGATGCCAGAGGTGGCACCCTGGGTGGGACGGGCCGATCGGGCCCAGCGCAACCACCAAGACAACCTGGCCCTGATTGCGATCGTCATCCTGATTGCCCAAATCACCGGCCAGGCTGACGGGATCACGGCCATTTCGTCCATCATTATGGTGGTTTCCCGCATCCTGCACGGTCTCACCTACATAGCTGGCAATCCGCTGCTGCGATCGACCGCCTACTTTGTCTCCATCCTGGCCCTGCTGACGATCGTCTGGCGCATTCTGACTTAGGGCTCAAGTCTTGCTACCCTCTGACCAGATCCCCCCAGCCCTGGGATAACTCAGGACTGCGGCCAAACCAGCCCTTCGCTACAATAAAAACATGAGTAGGTCAACCAGGGTGGGATCACTACGACAGGTCTCTGTTTGTCAACATACCAACTGTCTCCAAAATGGCTCGTCGGAGGTTTTAGGGGCTTTTGAAGCTCAGCCTATTTCGGGGGTTACGGTTTGTGCAACGGGATGTCTGGGGCAATGCAATATGGGACCAACCGTGCATATCGAGCCGGATCAGACCTGGTACTGCCGGGTTAAGCCCCAGGATGTACCGGAAATTGTCGATCGGCACCTGCAAGGCAATGAACCCGTGAAAAGATTGTTGCATCCCCGCTTTCATCCTCAATTTATCGAGTGAGGGCGTCAGGTGTTCCATCCCAGGGCAGACAGGCAACTGTCCTGTTTTGTCCCAGTCGTCAACCCCGTAAGGAAGTCAGTAGTTTTTAACCCCAGGGGCTGGCGATGTGATACTATCCCTGTTGCATACAGATTGTAATAATTGAGCTGTGAGACCCCTTGCCTCGGACTAAAATTGTTGCCACGATCGGCCCTGCTACCAGCACTCCCGATGTTCTTCGTGCCCTGATCGGAGCGGGAGCTACAACGCTACGGCTCAACTTTTCCCATGGCACCCACGATGACCACCAGCGAAGCATTCGTCTGATTCGTCAAATTTCCTTTGAGTTAAATCAACCCGTTGGGATTCTACAAGATTTGCAAGGCCCTAAGATTCGCCTGGGTAAGTTTATAGATGGCCCCATCACTCTGAAGAAAGGGGATCCCTTTATCCTCACTAGTCGGGATGTGACCTGTAACCAGGAAATTAGCACCGTCACCTATGAGCCTCTGGCCGATGAAGTGCCTTCAGAGTCCCGCATTCTGCTGGATGATGGGCGGGTCGAAATGGTGGTGGAAACAGTCGATCGACCCCAGCGCGATCTCCATTGCCGGGTCACTGTGGGTGGGGTCCTCTCCAATAGCAAGGGGGTCAACTTCCCTGGGGTTTACCTCTCAATTAAAGCCCTGACGGATAAGGACCGGCGGGACTTGATGTTCGGTCTGGACCAGGGTGTAGATTGGGTAGCCCTGAGCTTTGTTCGTAATCCTCAAGACATTCTGGAAATTAAGGAACTGATTTCTAGTGCCGGGAAACAGGTGCCTGTGATCGCCAAGATTGAGAAGCATGAGGCGATCGAACAGATGGAGGCCATTCTTTGCATCTGTGATGGCGTCATGGTAGCTCGAGGGGATCTGGGGGTAGAGCTTCCGGCAGAGGATGTCCCGGTTCTGCAGAAACGTCTGATTGCCACAGCCAACCGGCTGGGTATTCCCGTGATCACGGCCACCCAGATGCTAGATAGCATGGTCAGTAATCCCCGACCAACCCGGGCTGAAATTTCCGATGTGGCCAATGCCATTCTGGATGGGACTGATGCCGTGATGCTGTCCAATGAAACTGCGGTCGGTAAATATCCGGTGGAAGCCGTAGAAACCATGTCCCGAATTGCCACCCGGATTGAGCAGGAAAAACATGTCCGCAATCTGGAAGAAGATACGGGACGATCGATCACCAATGCCATTAGTCAGGCCGTCGGGCATATCGCGGGGCAGTTGGGGGCTGCTGCCATCATGACCCTGACCAAGACGGGAGCAACAGCCCGTAACGTTTCTAAGTTTCGGCCTCAAATCCCAATTCTGGCTGTCACCCCCCATGTGGATGTGGCTCGACAACTACAACTGGTCTGGGGTGTGAAACCCTTGCTGGTGTTAGATTTACCCAATCAGGTTCAGACGTTTCAGGCAGCTATCAGTGTCGCCCAGGAGAAGCTGCTTCTGGCAGAGGGCGATCTGGTTGTGCTGACGGCAGGAACCCTCCAGGGGGTCGCTGGTTCCACAGACCTGATTAAGGTAGAAGTGGTGACCGCTGTTCTGGGTAAAGGCACTGCCATTGGGCAACAAGGGTCCATCAGTGGTCGGGCCAGGGTCGCCCACAGCAACATAGAGATCAGTAATTTCAACCCTGGAGAAATTCTGGTAGCCCCCCGCACCAGCATGGATTTTGTCGATGCCATTCGCAAAGCCGCCGGAATTATTACAGAAGATGACAGCCTCACCAGTCATGCAGCAGTCATTGGCTTGCGCCTGGGTGTCCCAGTTATTCTGGGAGTAAAAAATGCAACGTCCGTAATTCGAGATGGGGCAATTCTGACGCTGGATATGCAACGGGGCTTGGTTTATTCTGGCACCGTAGGTCCAGCTCAAAATGACACAGCATCAATGATTTAGCCTGGTCAATCATGATTTAAATTCTATGTCGCTGACCGTGAGCTTGCCTACACACAGGTTTCTTTTAAGACCTGGTTAAGAAAAAAGCCAGGAGATTTCACGGATTTTCCGAGATAACTCGCTGTTCTTCGTTGAGAAGACCCCGGTAAGATTGCTTGCATAATCCAAATTCTCTGTCGCCATCACTCCGTGATTCTGCACCAGGAATACTTAACTGATTATGCTGCACATCAGCAACCTTCCCCTCGGCTTGACCTCAATTTTGGAAGATTTACCCCTCCATAATATTCAGGTTGAGTTGGATTGTTCAGGCTCGAAAGTGATTAAAATTTTTGAGAAAAATCCTTTTCTCCCAGGTATCGTTCTCGTAGAACAGGGAGAATTTCGTGGGATGGTTTCGCGGCGTCAGTTTTTTGAGAGTATGAGCCGCCCCTATAGTCTGGATTTATTCTCAAAACGACCTATCCGGACTTTATATGAATTCACCCCCTCGGACGCCCTGACCTTCCCTGGGGAAATGTCCATTGTCAATGCCACCCGTCAGGTTCTCAGTCGCCCCCAGACTGACCTATATGAACCGATCATCGTTTTGACCCGGCAGGGAGTTTATAAAATCCTAGATGCCCAGAAGCTGCTGCTGGCCCAGTCCCAAATCCACTTGTTGACGATCTCGGCTCTGGAAGAGAGTCAGGAAGCCCTCTCCCAGGAAAAAGAATTAGCCCAGGTCACCTTACAGTCCATCGGGGATGCAGTCATTACCACTGACGCCCAGGGGCGGATTGAATCGTTAAACCCAATGGCCGAAAAGTTAACGGGTTGGACGGCTGCCGCAGCCTACCATCAACCTCTCACAGACGTATTTTGTGTGATTGACGAAGTAAGCCGCCAACCCGTGGCCAATCCTGTCACCACTCTGCTGCAGCATGGTCTTGCACTTGAGCAGGCTGAACATAAGGTCTTGATCGCGAGGGAAGGGCATGAAGTGGCGATCGATGATTCAGCAGCTCCCATTTATTCCCGGACTGGGCTACCCATTGGTGCAGTCCTAGTATTTCGAGATGTGACCCGATCCCGCCGGATGGCTCACCAACTCTCCTGGCAGGCTACCCATGATGCTTTGACGGGGTTGGTGAATCGCCACGAATTTGAACGGTGCCTGGAACAAGCTACCGATCTGGCGCGTCTGGAAGAGCGCCGCCATACCCTGTGCTATATGGACCTGGATCACTTCAAAATCATCAACGATACCTGCGGGCACCACGCTGGGGATGAGTTGCTGCGTCAGGTCACCCACCTGCTTCAGACCGAAATTCGAAAAACGGATACCCTGGCCCGTCTGGGTGGGGATGAATTTGGCCTGCTGCTCTATGAATGTTCGGTCGCAGAGGGGCTCCAGGTGGCAGAAAACCTCTGTCATCGCGTCAAAGATTATTCCTTCTTCTTCGAAGACCACACGTTCCATATTGGGGTCAGTATTGGTCTGGTAGAAATTCAACCAGACTACTGCAATCCGAGCCATGTGTTACGCGCTGCAGATACAGCCTGTTACGTTGCTAAACGGGGAGGCCGCAACTGTGTGCAAGTGTTTCAACAGACTCAGATGGGAAAAGTCGATCATGCCTCGATCGGGAGTGCCATTTTAGAATCTGCCCGATAAAGTGAAGAAGCATGTTATGCAACGCGCTACGGTTGCTCTCTCCCGTCCAAATTGGTATCAGTGCTGATGCAAGGGTCGTAAAAAATGCTTAAGCAGATGAAATGGCTTTCCCAAAATCCCCATCTATCCCTGGCTGCCACTCTATTACTGGGGTTCAGCCTAAACATAGGAGAACCCCTGAGGGCTGAAAACCCCCCTCCGCTCCAAAAACTGTTACTGCAAAAAGAGTGTCGTCATTGTAATCTGCGCAATGTGGATCTGAGATATGCCAATTTACGGGGCGTTGATTTATCAGGGGCTGACCTGACGGAGGCCAATCTTTACCAGGCCGATTTACAGGAGTCGCGCCTGTCCAGCGCAAATTTGACGGGTGCTAACCTGATTAACGTGAATTTACTGAGGGCTGATTTACAACAAGCCAATTTGCACCGAGCCAAGTTAATTGGAGCAGATGTCCGATCGGCCCAACTGAATGGGGCCAACCTGGAGCGGGCAGACCTCAGTGAAACAGATCTGAGCAATGCAGATTTGCGAGGAGCCAACCTCAAAGAAGCCACAATGATTAGCACCACCCTCCAACAATCCCTGCTGTGTGGAGCAGTGATGCCGACGGGCTATACCTTCAAACGGGGCTGCGAGAACAAAAGCACGGAAAGGTAACCGCATAGACCCAGCTTCCGTACTGTAAGATGTGGTTCAACATGTTGAAGCCCTATCTATCATCTGGGAGCAGCGATGCACAGCCACAATCCAAACCTGGAAGTCAGTCAAATCGTGGAAGGGATTTTGCGATCGGGTAAAATTAGCCGCCGGGAGTATGAGCAGCTCTCGGCAGCTATTTTGGCCGACAATAAGGTGGACGAAGAAGAGCATCGCCTGGTGAACCGGGTGTTCAATGCG from Leptolyngbya sp. 'hensonii' encodes the following:
- a CDS encoding diguanylate cyclase translates to MLHISNLPLGLTSILEDLPLHNIQVELDCSGSKVIKIFEKNPFLPGIVLVEQGEFRGMVSRRQFFESMSRPYSLDLFSKRPIRTLYEFTPSDALTFPGEMSIVNATRQVLSRPQTDLYEPIIVLTRQGVYKILDAQKLLLAQSQIHLLTISALEESQEALSQEKELAQVTLQSIGDAVITTDAQGRIESLNPMAEKLTGWTAAAAYHQPLTDVFCVIDEVSRQPVANPVTTLLQHGLALEQAEHKVLIAREGHEVAIDDSAAPIYSRTGLPIGAVLVFRDVTRSRRMAHQLSWQATHDALTGLVNRHEFERCLEQATDLARLEERRHTLCYMDLDHFKIINDTCGHHAGDELLRQVTHLLQTEIRKTDTLARLGGDEFGLLLYECSVAEGLQVAENLCHRVKDYSFFFEDHTFHIGVSIGLVEIQPDYCNPSHVLRAADTACYVAKRGGRNCVQVFQQTQMGKVDHASIGSAILESAR
- a CDS encoding pentapeptide repeat-containing protein, coding for MKWLSQNPHLSLAATLLLGFSLNIGEPLRAENPPPLQKLLLQKECRHCNLRNVDLRYANLRGVDLSGADLTEANLYQADLQESRLSSANLTGANLINVNLLRADLQQANLHRAKLIGADVRSAQLNGANLERADLSETDLSNADLRGANLKEATMISTTLQQSLLCGAVMPTGYTFKRGCENKSTER